From the genome of Pseudomonas sp. WJP1:
AGCAAGTGCTGCAGAGCGGTGAGATCGGCAAGGTCCTGCAAGTGCGCGCCCATGCCGGCTGTTCCCACGATGAGGCCGACACCAACCACATGAAGCAACCGGGCGACCGCGGTGGTGCTTTCTACGTAATCGGCTGCCACACCATCGACCGTTTGCTGCTGCACTTCGGCATGCCCAAGTCGGTCAATGCGCGGATCACCAAATTCGCCGGGCAGATGAGCGATTCGGCGCGCGAAGACGCAGTGGGCGCGGTCCTCAACTACGATGACAAGTTGATCACCATCGACTTCATGTCCTGGGATCCGATGCCCTGGACCGAGAGCTGGGACATCACGGCCTACGGCACTCACGGGGTGATGCACTCCACGCCGATGCCAGCGTCGTACAAGCTGTATCACGATGGCAAGAACGGCCATCAGCAAGGCTGGACCCACTGGAACGAGAACAGCTTTCCAGAGATCTGGGCGGTGCGCAAAACGGTTTATTCCCCGGAGATCGCCGAGATCGGCAACCCGGTGTATTTCGACCGAGAAGCCGCCGCCTTCGTCCAGTCGTTGCGTACCGGCAGCCCTTCGACCGTGCCTGCCACCCAGGCGCACAACATCAACGTGATTCTCGAAGCGCTGTTCGAGTCCGCTGAATTGAACGGCCAGGAAGTCATCCTGGCCCAGTAAACGGTCACACGCAGTCCTGTAAGTGAACACCTCGGCCGACTCTGTTTTCAGGGTCGGAAGGGGACCTGCATCCCGAGAAATGCCCACAACAAGAAAAAGAGGTCACCATGCACACGATCATCAAGATTGCCGGCGCAATACTGTTGGGACTGGCCGTCAGTGCCTGCGATAAAAGCGCGACCAGCACCAAGGGCACCATTGGCGTCGCCATGCCCTCGAAAACCGAAGCGCGCTGGGTGTCGGACGGCAGCAGCATCGTCGACTCGTTGAAGAAGCTCGGCTACGACACCGACCTGCAGTACGCCCAATACGAAGCACCGACCCAGCTGTCGCAAATCGAAAACATGATGGTCAAGGGCATCACGGGGCTGATCGTCGCGCCGATCGACGGCACGACCATGGCCGATGTGCTCAAGCAGGCCAAGGAAAAAGGCATCAAGGTCATATCCTATGACCGGCTGATTCGCAACACCAAGGACTTCGACTACTACGTCACCTTCGACAACTACCGCACCGGTGTGCTGCAAGGCCAGTCCATCGTCGACAAGTTGCAACTCCAGCAGGGCAAGGGTCCATTCAACCTGGAAATCTTCGCCGGCTCCACCGACGACAACAATGCCCATGTGGTGTACGCGGGGGTGATGTCGCAGCTCAAGCCCTACATCGACAGCGGCAAACTGGTGATTCGCAGCGGCCAGCAGGCCATGGAAAAGGTTGCGACACCCAACTGGGATGGCGCCCAGGCCCAGGCGCGCATGGACAACCTGCTCAGCGCCTTCTACGGCACCGCCCACCTGGACGCCGTGCTGGCGATGAACGACCAGATCGCAACCGGCGTGGTGTCTTCATTGCGCGGTGTGGGTTACGGCACGGGCAAGGCAGCGATGCCGATCGTCACCGGGCAGGACGCCGAGGTGGCCAGCATCAAGTCGATCATTCGCGGCGATCAATCCTCGACCATCTTCAAGGACACCCGCGCCCTCGCCGAGGCCGCTGCGCAGATGATGGACGCCAGCTTGAGCGGCAAGACGGTGGTGGTCAATGACTCCACGTCCTACGACAACGGCGTGATGATCGTGCCGACCCAACTGCTCACGCCACAACTGGTCGATGGCAACAACTGGCAGAAAGTCCTGGTGGACGACACCAAGTTCTACACCTCGGAGCAGTTGCGCTAAGGCGATCCGCTGTTTGGTGCGTGCTGGCAGGAGAGAGAAAATGACAAAAACCATTCTCGATATGCGTGATATCCAGAAGAGCTTCGGCCCTGTGAAGGCGCTCAGCCGGGTCAACCTCAAGGTCGGCGATGGCGAAATCCATGCGATCTGCGGTGAAAACGGTGCCGGCAAATCGACCCTGATGAAGATCCTCAGCGGCGTCTATCCCCATGGCAGCTACGCCGGTGAAATTGTCTTCGATGGTTCGCCAAGAATCTTCCAGGGATTGCGCGACAGTGAGGCGCTGGGCATTTGCATCATTCACCAGGAGCTGGCTCTGGTGCCGATGCTGTCGATCACCGAGAACCTGTTTCTCGGCAATGAGATCGCCCGGCATGGCGTAATCGACTGGAACCAGGCGCACCGACGGGCCCGTGATTTGCTCGCTCGTGTTGGCCTTGATGCAAGCCCCCAGACACTGGTGGGCAAACTCGGCATCGGCCAGCAGCAGATGGTGGAAATCGCCAAGGCGCTGGCCAAGGACGTGCGCCTGCTGATCCTTGACGAGCCCACCGCCAGCCTCAACGAAAAAGACAGCGACACCTTGCTCAAGCTGATGCTTGAACTCAAGGCACGGGGCATCACCTCGATCATCATCTCGCACAAGCTCAACGAAATTGGCCGCGTGGCCGACGAGATCACGGTGATTCGCGACGGCAGCACCGTCGACGTCATCGACTGCCGCGCCGAGCCCATCGATGAAGCTCGGGTCATCCGCTCCATGGTCGGTCGCGAGTTGTCGGATCGCTACCCGTCCCGCGTCAGCGAGATCGGCGACACGCTGTTCGAAGTCGAAGGCTGGTCGGTGGGCGACCCCGAGCGTCCTGGTCGTGACCGCATTCGCAATATCAATTTCCATGTGCGGCGTGGCGAGGTGGTCGGCATCGCAGGGTTGATGGGCTCAGGCCGTACCGAATTCGCCATGAGTGTGTTTGGCCGCACCTACGGCACCAACATTCGCGGCAAGGCTCGCCTGGAAGGACGGGAAGTCGACCTCGGCACGGTGCGCAAGGCCATCGATCAAGGCCTGGCGTACGCCACCGAAGACCGCAAGGGCGCGGGCCTGGTGTTGGGCGAGAGCATCACGCGCAACACCAGCATGGCCAATCTGGCTGCCGTGTCCAAACGCTGGGTGATGAACGAACTGGCCGAGACCAAAGTGGCCGTCGACTACCAAGCGCGCCTGCGCATTCGCACCCCGGATGTATTGCAGTCGGTGGACAAGCTGTCGGGCGGCAACCAGCAGAAGGTCGTGCTGGGCAAGTGGCTGTTTTCCGATCCCAAGGTGTTGATTCTCGACGAGCCCACCCGCGGCATCGATGTGGGGGCCAAGTACGAGATTTACGGCGTGGTCAATCAAGTCGTCAGCGAGGGCAGGGGGGTCGTGATGATCTCCTCGGAAATGCCCGAGTTGCTGGGGACCTGCGACCGGATTTATGTGATGAACGAAGGGCGCTTTGTCGGCGAGTTTCCAATCGCACAGGCATCGCAGGAAAAAATCATGCACGCAATCATGAAAAATGAGGTGATCCAGTGAGCGAAGTCAGCGTACCTCTCACATCCAAACCAACGGCGCTCACGTCAATCAAGCGTGGCGCTCGGGAATACGGTCTTCTGGCCTCGTTGATCGTCATCATGGTTTTCTTCCAGGTGGCCACCGGCGGGGCGCTGATGCAGCCGCTCAACCTGACCAACCTGTTGTTGCAGAACAGCTACATCGTGGTCATGGCGCTGGGCATGTTAATGGTGATCGTCTGCGGTCACATCGATCTGTCGGTCGGTTCGGTGGTCGGCGTGATCGGAGCGATTGCCGCCGTGCTGATGGTCCAGTATCGAATGGACTTCTTCACCGTCACGATCATCTGCCTGGCCACCGGCGCGCTGATTGGTGCGGCGCAGGGCTATTGGGTCGCGGTCTGGGGCATGCCGTCTTTCATTGTCACCCTGGCCGGCATGCTGATCTTTCGTGGCGCGACCATCGCGATCTCCCAGGGGCAGTCGATCGGTCCGTTCCCGCCGGCTTTCTCGGCGATCAGCTCGGGTTTTATCCCGGACATCTTCGCCAATGAACACCTGCGTATTACCTCGCTGTTGGTGGGCATTGCCGTCGCCGCCGCGTTCTGGGTGGTCGAATACCGTAGTCGCAGGCGTACGCTCAAGAGCGGCGGCAACGTCGCCCCCATGGCCCTGTTCGCGCTGAAGAATGGCGTGATCACGGCACTCATCGTGTACTTCTGCTACCTGCTCTCGACGTATCGCGGCATCCCCACGGTGCTGGTGATCATGAGCGTGTTGATCGGCGTGTACACCTTCATCATGAACCGTACCGTGATCGGTCGCTGGATCTACGCCGTGGGTGGCAATTTGAAAGCCGCCAAGTTGTCGGGGATCAACACGTCGCGGGTGACCTTCTTTGCCTTCGTCAACATGGGCGTGCTTGCAGCAGTGGCGGGTCTGATTTTCGTCGCCCGGCTCAACAGCGCCACACCACGCGGGGGCTCCGGCTTCGAACTGGATGTGATCGCGGCGGTGTTCATCGGGGGCGCCTCGGCGTCTGGCGGGGTTGGCAAGGTCGTCGGCGTGGTGATCGGCGCCTTCATCATGGGTGTACTCAACAACGGCATGTCGATCATGGGCATCGGTATCGACTATCAGCAGATGATCAAGGGCGCCGTGTTGCTGGCGGCGGTATTTGTGGATGTTTATCAGAAGAGCAAGGTTTGAAATGGCAGGCATGACCGACACTGCAAGGGGAGCGCGATGATCAAGCACATCGTAATGTGGAAAGTGGAGGGCAAGACGGCCGAGGAACACAAGCAGGCCTGCCTGTTCCTCAAGGAGCGTTTCGAAGGACTTGCCGGGCTGATTCCCGGGCTTCTGAAAATCGAGGTGGGTGTGGATTTCAGTCGTATCGACTATGCGTGCGATGTGGTGCTCTACAGTGAATTCGATTCCCGGGAAGCCCTGGACGCCTACGCTTCCCATCCCGAGCATCTGCGGGTGAAAGGGGAGTTGGGGAACTCACGTATTGCGCGGCATCAGGTTGATTACCGGTCTTCGTAGGGTTCGTGGTTGCGTCAGCCGAGTGCGGATGGACGCAGGCAACCGATAGCCATGGCAACCAGGCTGTCGAGCAAGGCCGGATCCTCCAGCTGTGCCGGCATATCCTCCAATACCGAACGGATGACACTGCGCAGCCCCTGCCCGAGCAAGTAAGCCGCCAAGGCGGGGTGCTGCGTGGTGATCTCATGTTCGTACAGATGCAGGAGCGGCAGCCAGGTCGCTTCGATGAACTCACCTGTCGTGCGGTACGGGCCGCGCCACATTCCCAGGTGAAGGGCGCAGTGGTAACGCAAGTGAAAGGCCTTGTTCAATTTGAACAGGCGTGTTTCGACACGAATGATGTTGGCCAGGATCTCGCGCAGTGCCGATTTCAAGGGCACGCCCACCAGCCGTTCGCGCACCCTCAGCAGCTCCTCCGATTCCTCGTCGAGAACACGCTCGTAGAGCAGGGCGACGATCGCGTCCTTGTTGGGGAAATACTGGTAGATCGAGCCAACGGCAACTCCAGATACTTCCGCGATGCGGGCGACGGTCAGCGCCTGCTCGCCGGCCTCGTCCAGAATCCGCAGGCACGCCTGCTCCACGGCATCGACCAGCGCGCGGGAGCGTGACTGGGTCGGCCGCTTGCGTAACGCGGGAAGCTGCTCCGGCGAAGACGGTGGGGCCATGCTGGTTTCAACGCCTTTTTTGTTCATGGGAATCCGAGTGAGGCATTTCTCATGGCACTGAAAATTCAATATTTATCAATTAAATCAATTAGTTAATAGCGACTTTCGGCGCTTGTGGAATGCGAATATTCCGGCTGTCTCGACCTGAGTATGATCGTTTTCGTCGATCAGACATCGTCCAAACGCGTAGTGATGCGCCCTGTTCAAACCCTACCGGGAGATTGCCCATGTCGTCATCTTTCACCGTCCGGCCCCTTGGCCCCAGCCTGGGTGCCGAAGTGCTTGACCTGGATCCGGCTTCAGTCGTTTTGCCAGAAACGCTGGCGGCGCTCGAGGCCGCACTCATCAAGCATGAAGCCTTGGTACTGCACGTCCCAGGGCTGAGACCTGAGCAACATCTGGCGATTGCACGGTATTTCGGTGAGCCGGAAGTACACACCTTCTACCCCAACCTGGGTGAGGGCTTTGAGCAGATCACCGTGATCGATTCCAAGTTGGGCGATCGAGCGGATATGTGGCACCACGACGAGAGCTTCCTGCCCAGCCCGCCGATTGTCACCATGACTCACGCGCAGATCCTGCCGCCCTGTGGCGGCGACACCTGCTGGATCAGCATGACCACGGCCTACGACGCGCTGTCCGAGCGCATGAAGCACTACCTCGAAGGCCTCAGCGCCTGGCATGACATGAACGGCCCCATGACGACCGCGCTGCGGCAAAACGTGGTCACGCACGAGCGCTATGTCGAGGTCATCAAGGCGAACCGACGGCACCTGCATCCGCTGGTTATTCAACACCCGCTGACAGGTCGCAAGGCGCTGTACCTGAGCCCCACCTACACCACCCACATCGACGGCCTGGCGGTCCCCGAGGGCGACGCCATCCTTGCCTACCTGCATGCGCATTGCCAACACGTGCAATTCGGTTTCCGCCATCGCTGGCGCGTCGGCGACATGGTGCTCTGGGACAACCGCAGCGTGCTCCACAACGCCATCCTGGACTATCAACCGCACCAACGGCGCATGCAGCGCACCTCGGTATTCGCTCGCGGGTCTTTCCACGGGTAATTCATTGCCAGTCGCTCAAGAGGAAACAGTCATGTTGATGGATACGCTGAACAAGGATTTGCTGGCCCGCTTCGCGCCCAAGCCAGGTCGCCATGCGCTGCTGCCCCCATTGTCACCCCAGCAGAGCGTGGCGTTGCTGTGTCGGGTGTTGTATCGCGAAGGCTATAACGACCACATCGCCGGCCACATCACCGTTCGCCAGGACGACGGCACCTACCTGGCCAACCCGTGGGAACTGACCTGGGGTGAAGTGACCGCCTCGGATATCGTGCGCCTCGACCAACAAGGCAAGGTAATCGAGGGGCAGTGGAACATCACCCCGGCCATCAACCTGCACATTGATGTTCACACTGCCCGGCATGATGTTGGCGTGGTGATCCACAACCATCCGCAGTGGGGATCGGTGTGGTCGGCGGCCGGCCGTGTTCCACCGATCTATGACCAGACGTCCGCTCTTGTCGACACGGACCCGGTGCTCTACGACGAGTATCAGGGCACCGTTGAAGACACCGAACGAGGCCGCGCCGTCGTGGACGCTCTCGGTGCACAAAAATGGGCGTTGCTCGCCAACCACGGCGTGTTGGTGGTGGCCAACGGCATTCGTCAGGCACATTTGCGCGCCATCACCCTGGAGTGGCGCAGCCGCCTGGCCTGGCATGTCGAAACCCTCGGCGGCGGCGCCCCCTTGCCCGCCAGCGTCGCGCTCGCCACCGGAGCGCGTACCGATGCCAATGGATTCCCCTTCCTGTGGGAAGCCATGGCTCGCGAGGAAATTCGGCGCGATCCAGGCGTTCTCGAGTAAGCCTCCCTCACCAGGCGCGGCGGCATGGCAGACGTCCATGCCGCCGGTACTTCGAACCTTGCCGAGACATGACCACGCGATGAAGCCCACTGTGTTACTGCTTTCCCGCTTGCCCGACAGTTTCATCATCCGCCTGCGCGAGCACTTCGACTGCCACGCCTGTTCGCTTCTCGACGAAACGCGGCTCAGGGAACTGGCGCCCACTGTGCGAGGCATTGTGGCAACGGCCGAATCCAGCGTGCCCCGTGCATTGATCGCTCGACTGCCCGCGCTCGAAATCATCTCGGTGCTGGGTGTCGGTTACGACGGAATCGATCTTGAAGCCGCACGCGAACACAACGTCTGTGTCACCCATACCCCTGGACTGTCCACCGACGACATAGCAGATTTCGCCATCGCGCTGTTGCTGTGTGCCGCCCGCCAGGTGCTGAACGCCGACCAGTTTGTACGACGAGGTGAATGGCCCGCCGGCCGCTATCCGATGACGGCGCGGGTGTTCGGCGGGCGAATCGGCATCGTCGGTTTGGGCCGCATTGGCAGGGCCGTGGCGTTACGGGCCCAGGCGTTCGGTATGAGCATTGCCTATACGGGACGCACGCCAAAGTCTGACGTGCCCTATCGCTGGTGCAACGATGTGCAGGCACTGGCAGCGAGTGTCGACTATCTGGTGGTGTGCGCGAGCGCAGGCGCCGACACTCACGGCATGATCAACGCGGCCGTGCTGGCAGCGCTTGGTCCCAGCGGTGTATTGATCAATGTCGCGCGCGGCACCATCGTCGACGAAAAGGCCCTTGTCGAGGCCTTGCGCGAGCGCAGGATTCTCGCGGCGGGGCTCGATGTGTTTGGCGATGAACCGAACGTTTCCCAGGCATTGCTGGAGTTGCCCAATGTGGTGCTGACACCGCATATGGCCAGTACTACTGATGCGACAGTTCAGGCGATGCTGGATCTGACGTTTGATAATCTGGCGAGGCATTTCGCGGGGGAGGCTGTATTGACTCAAGTGAACCAGCACTGCTCATCGATCGATTCACCTCTCTGGTGAAAGGCGAAGTACTGTGGCGGACTGGGTGACATTGCCTCCAGGGCGCGGCGTGGTAGCAACCCACCCATGCCGCGGCTTGATGGAGCAGCTTTCCCTGAGCAGTCAGTAGGGTGAGGCGCTACTTGCAGGGGGGGCCGATAAAGCGCCGAGACCGAAGTCGTTGGCCAATCCGCGGGTCGCCCGTGCCAGCAGCGTCAGATCGAGCCCTACTGCGACGAAGCTGGCCCCCAGTTCAAGGTAGTGCCTTGCGAGTTTGGCATCGCCTGTCAAAGTGCCAGCGGCTTTGCCACTGGCAACGATGGTGCGTATGGCTTTATCGATCGCCTGCTGCACTTCAGGGTGCTCAGGATGCCCACGATGCCCCATTGAGGCGGCCAGATCAGCCGGCCCAATGAAAATGCCGTGCACGCCTTCGACGGCGCAGATGGCTTCAAGGTTCTCGAGTGCAACCCTGGATTCAGCCTGCACCAATAAGCAGACATCGTCGTTGGCCGTCTCCAGGTAGTCCGTGTAGCCTCCCCAGCGCGAGGCACGTGCCGCCGCTGCTCCCACGCCTCTTGTGCCTTGCGGCGGGTAGCGGGTAGCGGCTGCCAGAGCGATGGCCTGTTCGGCGGTATCGACCATTGGTACGAGCAACGTTTGAACGCCGATGTCGAGCATCTGTTTGATCATTGCCGGATTGCCATCGACGGTGCGTGCCACTGGATGGGCCGGATAAGGCGCAACGGCCTGCAACTGTGCAAGTGTGCTGCGCACGTCATTTGGCGCATGTTCACCGTCGATCAGCAACCACTGGAAGCCTGCGGTGGCGCAAATTTCGGCGCTGTAGGCATTGGCCAGTGAAAGCCAGAGGCCGATGACCTTGTCGCCTCGCGAAAGCGCGGTCTTGAACGGATTTCCCATGATTGCCTGTACTCCTCTGTTGTGTTTGTCGGAACTAGTTCAGGCCGCCCTGACACAGGTATTTGATATGCATGTAGTCCTCCAGGCCGTAGCGTGAACCCTCCCGGCCATAACCCGACTCCTTGACTCCCCCGAACGGTGCAGCCTCTGCGGCGAGGGCGCCTTCGTTGATGCCCACGATGCCCGACTCCAGGGCCTCGGCCACGCGCCAGACGCGTTTGACGTCCTGGGTGTAAAAGTACGCCGCCAACCCGAATGGCGTGTCGTTGGCCAGTTCGATCACTTGTGCCTCAGTCGTGAAGCGGAAAATCGGTGCGACGGGGCCGAACGTCTCTTCATTGCAGAGCTCCATTTGCGCGGTCGCATTGATCAACACAGTGGGCGCGTAGTAGTTCGGCCCGTCTGCGACACCCTCGCGGATGCGTCGACCGCCCGTGGCGATTTCTGCGCCTTTTGAAACAGCGTCATCCACATGGCGAGCGATCTTGTCGACGGCTCGCGCATTGATCATCGGACCGATCTGAGAATCGCCATGGGAGGCTGGCCCGACTTTCAGCGCGCTGACCCTCGCCACCAGCTTTTCAACGAATTGGTCGTGCACAGCGCTCTGTACATAGATCCGGTTGGGGCATACACAGGTCTGACCGCCATTGCGAAACTTGGACACCATCAGGCCGTCCACCGCAGCGTCGAGGTCCGCATCGTCAAAAACAATGAAGGGGGCATTACCACCCAGTTCAAGCGAGCACTTTTTCAATGTGTCGGCCGACATTCGGGCCAGGTGCTTGCCCACAGGCGTCGACCCGGTAAAGGTGATCTTGCGCACCCGTGAATCAGCCAGCCAGGCGTCTACCACTTCAGGTGTACGTTCCCGAGAGGCGGTGACGATGTTCAGCGTTCCTGCCGGAAAGCCTGCTTCCTCAGCCAGGCGCACAAGCGCAAGGGACGTGAGTGGCGTGTCTTCGGCCGGCTTGCAGACGACGGTGCAACCTGCTGCCAGTGCTGGAGCGATCTTGCGGGCAATCATCGCCGCCGGAAAATTCCAGGGCGTGATCGCAGCGACCACGCCAACAGGTTCCTTGATTGCAGTCATGCGGCGACCTGCGACCGGCGCCGGGATCACATCGCCATATGAGCGCGTCGCCTCCTCGGCAAACCACTCGACATAGCTGGCGGCGTAGACCACTTCGCCGCGCCCCTCTGCGAGGGGTTTTCCCTGCTCCAGTGAGATCAGCCTGCCCAGATCTTCCTGGTGCTCAAGAATCAGATCGTTCCAGCGTTTGATCAGTTGCGCGCGCTGTTTGGCCGGGGTGGCGCGCCAGGTTGCGAAGGCCGAATGAGCGGCATCCACGGCTTCACGGGCGTCAATGGCGTTGCTGTCGGGTACTTGGGCGATATAGCTGTCGTCGGCCGGGTTGGTGACAGACAGCAGCGCCTCCGGATCTCTGGTGCACCAACGGCCACCAATGAAATTCTGCGTTCGAATCAGGTCGGTGCGGGTCAGTTTCAGGCTCATGCCGAGGTTCCTTGAATAGGTGAAAACGGGTTGGATCAGCTGACGATGCCCAGGTGCCAGGGCACGAACTCGTGATCTCCAAGCCCCAACAATTCGCTCTTGGTCGAGGCGCCTGAAGCGGCCTCAAGGATGTGCTCGAAGATGCGTTCACCCATCTGCTCAACCGACAGCTCACCGTCAAGAATGAGGCCGCAATTAATGTCCATGTCCTCTTCCAGGCGGGTGAACATCGGCGTGTTGCTGGCGAGTTTGAGGGTGGGCGCCGGCTTGCTCCCGAACATCGAGCCCCGTCCCGTGGTGAAGCAAATGAGGTTGGCACCGCTGGCGATCTGGCCGGTTGCGGCCACAGGGTCATAGCCTGGTGAATCCATGAACACGAACCCGGCCTTGTCGATGGGCTCGGCGTACTCGTACACCGCCTGCAACGGTGTCGTGCCGCCTTTCATGGCAGAGCCCAGCGATTTTTCGAAGATATTGGCCAGGCCACCTGCCTGGTTACCGGGGCCTACGACGCCATTGAACTGGCCATTCTGGCCTCGCGTGTATTCTTCCCACCAGGCCAGGCGGTCCAGTAGCTTCTGGCCCACCTCGGGACTGATCGCACGTCGCGTCAGCATGAACTCCACACCGTGGATCTCGGGTGTCTCGGACAGAATGGCCGTGCCGCCATGACGCACCAGAATGTCCATTGCAGCCCCCAATGCCGGGTTGGCGGTGATGCCTGAAAAGCCATCGGAGCCACCGCATTCCAGGCCGATCTTCAGGTGGGCTGCACTGACCGGTACGCGCTTGACCGCGTTGGCTTCGGGCAGCATCGCTTCGATCGCTGCAATGCCTTGAGCGATGGTTGCACGGGTGCCGCCGGTATCTTGCATCACGAACGTGCGCAGATTGCGATCGGGCACCAGGTGCTGAGAGTCGACGAGGCTTGCCACCTGGTTTCGCTCACAACCCAGTCCGACGATCAGTACAGCCGCCAGATTGGGATGGCGGGCGTACCCGGCGATGGTGCGCTGCAGCACGTCGAAATGATAACTGGGGGACGACATGCCACATCCGCTTGTCTGGGCGAACGCGACGACACCATCGACGTTCGGGTAGGCGGCGAGCCGCTCGGGCGTGAAGTGTTCGGCGATCTTCTTGATCACGGTCGACGAGCAGTTGACCGACGAAAGGATTCCGATGAAGTTGCGCGTGGCAACACGGCCGTCTGCTCGCACGATGCCCATGAAGGTCGCGCGTTTATCGGGCGCTACATAGTCCACCGGGCGCACATCCTCACAGAAGCCCGGGTCTCGGTCGAAATCGATGAGTGCGATGTTGTGGGAATGAACGTGCTCGCCCTTGATGATATTGCGCGAAGCGACACCGATGATCGTGTCGTACTTACGCACGGGTTCACCGGCCATGATGTCCTGCGCAGCGATCTTGTGTCCGCCCGGCACTTGCGCCCGGACGCGTACTCCCAGTTCTGGCAGCTCGTCTCCAAGGCCGATCAATTGGCGAGCGACGAGGACATTATCGTTGGCGTGTAGACGTATCAGTTTGTGAGTGGCGTGTGTCGTGGTAGTCGTCATGAAACAATCCTGGCGTCCAGATTACGGCTGTGGAGAGGGTGAAACGCTGGTGTCATGTCATCCCTGCGTAGGCGCATCAGGCATCAGCGGCTATAGGGTTCATTCAATACCTGCGCGGATGCGGTGGCGAGCTGAGGCTCGGTCGGCTTGGACGGGA
Proteins encoded in this window:
- a CDS encoding 2-hydroxyacid dehydrogenase, with product MKPTVLLLSRLPDSFIIRLREHFDCHACSLLDETRLRELAPTVRGIVATAESSVPRALIARLPALEIISVLGVGYDGIDLEAAREHNVCVTHTPGLSTDDIADFAIALLLCAARQVLNADQFVRRGEWPAGRYPMTARVFGGRIGIVGLGRIGRAVALRAQAFGMSIAYTGRTPKSDVPYRWCNDVQALAASVDYLVVCASAGADTHGMINAAVLAALGPSGVLINVARGTIVDEKALVEALRERRILAAGLDVFGDEPNVSQALLELPNVVLTPHMASTTDATVQAMLDLTFDNLARHFAGEAVLTQVNQHCSSIDSPLW
- the hpaI gene encoding 4-hydroxy-2-oxoheptanedioate aldolase, giving the protein MGNPFKTALSRGDKVIGLWLSLANAYSAEICATAGFQWLLIDGEHAPNDVRSTLAQLQAVAPYPAHPVARTVDGNPAMIKQMLDIGVQTLLVPMVDTAEQAIALAAATRYPPQGTRGVGAAAARASRWGGYTDYLETANDDVCLLVQAESRVALENLEAICAVEGVHGIFIGPADLAASMGHRGHPEHPEVQQAIDKAIRTIVASGKAAGTLTGDAKLARHYLELGASFVAVGLDLTLLARATRGLANDFGLGALSAPPASSASPY
- a CDS encoding NAD-dependent succinate-semialdehyde dehydrogenase; the encoded protein is MSLKLTRTDLIRTQNFIGGRWCTRDPEALLSVTNPADDSYIAQVPDSNAIDAREAVDAAHSAFATWRATPAKQRAQLIKRWNDLILEHQEDLGRLISLEQGKPLAEGRGEVVYAASYVEWFAEEATRSYGDVIPAPVAGRRMTAIKEPVGVVAAITPWNFPAAMIARKIAPALAAGCTVVCKPAEDTPLTSLALVRLAEEAGFPAGTLNIVTASRERTPEVVDAWLADSRVRKITFTGSTPVGKHLARMSADTLKKCSLELGGNAPFIVFDDADLDAAVDGLMVSKFRNGGQTCVCPNRIYVQSAVHDQFVEKLVARVSALKVGPASHGDSQIGPMINARAVDKIARHVDDAVSKGAEIATGGRRIREGVADGPNYYAPTVLINATAQMELCNEETFGPVAPIFRFTTEAQVIELANDTPFGLAAYFYTQDVKRVWRVAEALESGIVGINEGALAAEAAPFGGVKESGYGREGSRYGLEDYMHIKYLCQGGLN
- a CDS encoding UxaA family hydrolase, coding for MTTTTTHATHKLIRLHANDNVLVARQLIGLGDELPELGVRVRAQVPGGHKIAAQDIMAGEPVRKYDTIIGVASRNIIKGEHVHSHNIALIDFDRDPGFCEDVRPVDYVAPDKRATFMGIVRADGRVATRNFIGILSSVNCSSTVIKKIAEHFTPERLAAYPNVDGVVAFAQTSGCGMSSPSYHFDVLQRTIAGYARHPNLAAVLIVGLGCERNQVASLVDSQHLVPDRNLRTFVMQDTGGTRATIAQGIAAIEAMLPEANAVKRVPVSAAHLKIGLECGGSDGFSGITANPALGAAMDILVRHGGTAILSETPEIHGVEFMLTRRAISPEVGQKLLDRLAWWEEYTRGQNGQFNGVVGPGNQAGGLANIFEKSLGSAMKGGTTPLQAVYEYAEPIDKAGFVFMDSPGYDPVAATGQIASGANLICFTTGRGSMFGSKPAPTLKLASNTPMFTRLEEDMDINCGLILDGELSVEQMGERIFEHILEAASGASTKSELLGLGDHEFVPWHLGIVS